A DNA window from Bradyrhizobium barranii subsp. barranii contains the following coding sequences:
- a CDS encoding 2OG-Fe(II) oxygenase, producing the protein MARAMKDKSCLLSEEVLTKYRIELLVKGSVVIAPQMLFTQDDIARIDQLQAEIPEEEVREGDAGDLHSVFVQRVRVDPPGHAPSNVSGTASGQIMELLESRDRSFALRKIFGASADYVVRRCQMHRMPPGSFIGIHLDAASDPDFEYSVIVQLARDFDGGEFVVYPTGYEQHVFRPPFGAVLVTTCKVRHEVKPVSSGERRSLVYFCSKRSGVIRRIIEGSNARP; encoded by the coding sequence ATGGCGCGCGCAATGAAAGATAAATCCTGTCTTCTTTCAGAAGAAGTCCTGACAAAGTACCGGATTGAGCTGCTAGTAAAGGGGTCCGTCGTAATCGCCCCGCAAATGTTATTCACTCAAGACGACATAGCCAGGATCGATCAGCTGCAGGCTGAGATTCCGGAAGAAGAAGTGCGGGAGGGAGATGCGGGCGACTTGCACAGCGTCTTTGTCCAGCGCGTGAGGGTAGACCCGCCCGGCCACGCGCCTAGCAACGTGAGTGGTACTGCTTCGGGTCAGATCATGGAGCTGCTCGAAAGTAGAGATCGCAGCTTCGCGCTAAGAAAGATCTTCGGAGCATCCGCAGATTACGTGGTTCGCCGATGCCAGATGCATCGTATGCCGCCGGGGTCCTTTATCGGCATTCATTTGGATGCGGCGAGTGATCCGGATTTCGAGTACTCGGTGATTGTGCAGCTAGCGAGAGACTTCGACGGCGGTGAATTCGTGGTATATCCAACCGGGTACGAACAACACGTATTCCGGCCGCCATTTGGCGCTGTGCTTGTCACAACCTGTAAGGTCCGGCATGAGGTAAAGCCGGTATCAAGCGGGGAGCGCCGATCCCTCGTATACTTCTGTTCAAAACGCAGCGGCGTGATCCGCCGGATCATCGAGGGTTCTAACGCTCGGCCCTAG
- a CDS encoding GFA family protein, producing the protein MQHHGRCHCGAIKFYVNAPRELSAVRCNCSICQMSGFVHLLVPGDKLRIECGEEFLTTYQFNKNIARHTFCRLCGVKPFYRPRSNPSGYSVNIRCLDRKTIEHLRISEFDGAHWEQAFLSMQQDPESCFEDQRSELEWRAQ; encoded by the coding sequence ATGCAACATCATGGCCGTTGTCATTGCGGCGCTATCAAATTCTACGTCAATGCACCTCGAGAGCTCTCTGCAGTTCGATGCAATTGCTCAATTTGTCAAATGTCTGGATTTGTCCACTTGCTCGTACCTGGCGATAAGCTGCGCATCGAGTGCGGCGAAGAGTTCCTCACGACATACCAGTTCAACAAGAATATTGCGCGGCACACGTTTTGCCGGCTTTGTGGCGTAAAGCCATTCTATAGGCCGAGGTCGAATCCCTCCGGGTACAGCGTAAATATCCGATGTCTGGATAGAAAGACCATCGAGCACTTAAGAATATCTGAGTTCGATGGCGCGCATTGGGAGCAAGCATTCCTGTCAATGCAGCAGGACCCGGAGTCATGCTTCGAAGATCAAAGGAGTGAGCTCGAATGGCGCGCGCAATGA
- a CDS encoding electron transfer flavoprotein subunit beta/FixA family protein, with protein sequence MHNIVCIKQVPDSAQIRVHPVTNTIMRQGVPTIINPYDLFALEAALGLRDRFGGEITVLTMGPPSAEESLRKALTYGADRAVLLTDRCFAGSDTLATTYALATAIRKIGKAYGPANLIFTGKQTIDGDTAQVGPGIAKRLGVGQLTYVAKVRSVDVANETIEAERRSEGGVQVLHTRLPCLITMLEATNQIRRGAMADALRAARAKIVKWSAQDAGVEDISKCGLKGSPTVVKRVFAPPARAERAALVESAEQPAQALIDAIFLNQPKLETDLATLARDARSGLSGQC encoded by the coding sequence TTGCATAATATTGTCTGCATCAAGCAAGTTCCGGACTCGGCGCAGATCCGCGTGCACCCCGTGACCAATACAATCATGCGTCAGGGAGTGCCGACCATCATCAACCCGTATGACCTATTCGCGCTCGAGGCCGCGCTGGGGCTGCGCGATCGGTTCGGTGGCGAAATTACCGTGCTTACCATGGGGCCGCCATCGGCAGAGGAGTCGTTGCGAAAGGCGCTGACTTATGGTGCTGATCGCGCCGTCCTACTTACTGATCGCTGCTTTGCGGGCTCGGATACGCTGGCCACTACGTATGCGCTTGCAACAGCGATCCGGAAAATTGGCAAGGCATATGGTCCGGCAAACCTCATCTTCACCGGAAAGCAGACCATCGACGGCGATACAGCGCAGGTTGGTCCTGGCATCGCGAAGCGACTGGGCGTAGGGCAGCTAACTTACGTTGCGAAGGTCAGATCCGTGGACGTCGCCAATGAAACAATTGAAGCGGAGCGGCGCTCGGAAGGCGGTGTGCAGGTTCTGCACACTAGGTTGCCCTGCCTCATCACCATGCTTGAGGCGACGAATCAGATTCGGCGAGGCGCGATGGCGGATGCCTTGCGTGCCGCGCGAGCCAAAATCGTGAAATGGAGCGCGCAAGATGCAGGTGTCGAAGACATCTCCAAATGTGGGCTCAAGGGCTCGCCGACTGTCGTCAAACGTGTGTTCGCTCCCCCTGCGCGGGCCGAGAGGGCGGCGCTGGTTGAGTCCGCCGAGCAGCCGGCGCAGGCGCTAATAGACGCAATCTTCTTGAATCAACCGAAGCTCGAAACCGATCTGGCGACACTTGCTCGTGACGCCCGATCTGGACTGTCCGGGCAATGTTAG